From a region of the Flavobacterium sediminilitoris genome:
- the fbp gene encoding class 1 fructose-bisphosphatase: protein MEERNTTLGEFIIENQESFQYSTGELSRIINSIRLAAKVVNYKVNKAGLVDIVGAAGEQNIQGEDQQKLDVFANDTFIQTLINREIVCGIASEENDDFITVAGGDKSHNNKYVVLMDPLDGSSNIDVNVSVGTIFSVFRRITPVGTPVQLEDFLQPGVNQVAAGYVIYGTSTMIVYTTGHGVNGFTLNPAIGTFYLSHPNMQFSPDGKIYSINEGNYIHFPQGVKNYLKYCQMEEGDRPYTSRYIGSLVSDFHRNMIKGGIYIYPTSSKAPNGKLRLLYECNPMAFLAEQAGGKASDGYNRIMEIKPTELHQRVPFFCGSKNMVAKAEEFMKNV from the coding sequence ATGGAAGAAAGAAATACAACCCTTGGAGAATTTATTATTGAGAATCAAGAATCTTTTCAATATTCAACAGGAGAATTATCAAGAATTATTAATTCAATTCGCTTAGCTGCTAAAGTAGTAAACTATAAAGTTAACAAGGCTGGTCTTGTTGATATAGTTGGAGCTGCGGGCGAACAAAATATTCAAGGAGAAGATCAGCAAAAATTAGATGTTTTTGCCAATGATACTTTTATACAAACATTAATAAATAGAGAAATCGTTTGTGGAATTGCATCTGAAGAGAATGACGATTTTATTACAGTAGCAGGAGGAGATAAAAGCCATAATAATAAATATGTTGTTTTAATGGATCCATTAGATGGTTCGTCTAATATTGATGTTAATGTTTCTGTAGGAACCATTTTTTCAGTGTTTAGAAGAATCACTCCAGTAGGAACTCCTGTGCAATTAGAAGATTTTCTACAACCAGGTGTTAATCAAGTAGCAGCAGGATATGTTATTTATGGAACTTCTACAATGATTGTTTATACTACAGGACACGGTGTTAATGGATTTACTTTAAATCCTGCTATAGGAACATTCTATTTGTCACATCCTAATATGCAATTTTCACCAGATGGAAAAATTTATTCAATTAATGAAGGAAATTATATTCATTTCCCTCAAGGGGTAAAAAATTATTTGAAATATTGTCAGATGGAAGAAGGAGATAGACCTTATACTTCTAGATATATTGGAAGTTTAGTGTCTGATTTTCATAGAAATATGATAAAAGGAGGGATTTATATCTACCCTACAAGTTCAAAAGCACCTAATGGTAAATTGCGTTTGTTGTATGAGTGTAATCCAATGGCATTTTTGGCGGAGCAAGCAGGAGGAAAAGCATCAGATGGATATAATAGAATAATGGAAATAAAGCCTACAGAATTACACCAAAGAGTTCCTTTTTTCTGTGGTAGTAAAAATATGGTTGCGAAAGCAGAAGAATTTATGAAAAATGTATAA
- a CDS encoding GNAT family N-acetyltransferase → MIIRQGKKEDMASVLELIQELADFEKEPDAVVISVKDLERDGFSENPLFKTFVAEVDNEIIGIALYYYRYSTWKGKTIHLEDLVVKANKRGTGAGFALYSEIIKQGKKDNVRRIEWNVLDWNTNAIDFYKKSGAKVLDNWKVVQMDEKGITDFLK, encoded by the coding sequence ATGATTATAAGACAAGGAAAAAAGGAAGATATGGCTAGCGTACTAGAACTCATTCAAGAATTAGCCGATTTTGAAAAAGAACCCGATGCTGTAGTTATTTCTGTCAAAGATTTAGAAAGAGATGGCTTTTCAGAAAATCCTTTATTCAAAACTTTTGTTGCAGAAGTAGATAATGAAATTATTGGGATTGCATTATATTATTATAGATACTCTACTTGGAAAGGAAAAACAATACATTTAGAAGATTTAGTAGTAAAAGCGAACAAAAGAGGCACTGGAGCAGGATTTGCTTTATATTCAGAAATTATAAAACAAGGAAAAAAAGACAATGTTAGACGAATAGAATGGAATGTTTTAGACTGGAACACTAATGCAATTGATTTCTATAAAAAAAGCGGAGCAAAAGTTTTAGATAACTGGAAAGTAGTGCAAATGGACGAAAAAGGAATAACTGATTTTTTAAAATAA
- a CDS encoding aspartate kinase → MKIFKFGGASVKDANGVKNVTSVLEQVGYENTLVIVSAMGKTTNALEVVIKNYIEKSNELNASVQEVRKYHNQILLDLFEDEDHEVFFAVNAHFDDLEYFLRSNKSPNYNFVYDQVVSYGEIISTTIVSYYFNYKGLSNTWLDVRNFIKTDTNYRDANVNWEQTQVLITKKIEKGTLYITQGFLGSDPNNFTTTLGREGSDYTAAIFAYCLGADSVTIWKDVPGVLNADPRYFENAVLLNQISYREAIELAFYGASVIHPKTLQPLQQKEIPLFVKSFINPLLPGTSVSKGSDLEPHLPCYIIKKNQLLLSLSSLDFSFIMEEHISEIFALFHQHKLKVNLIQNSAISFSVCIEDKFNNFNDVKSILAKKFKITFNENVSLYTIRHFNEDAAQIVETNKTVLLKQISRETLQIVAKE, encoded by the coding sequence ATGAAAATTTTTAAATTTGGTGGTGCATCGGTAAAAGATGCAAATGGCGTAAAAAATGTAACTTCAGTTTTAGAACAAGTAGGTTATGAAAACACATTAGTTATTGTCTCTGCTATGGGAAAAACAACTAATGCACTTGAGGTTGTAATTAAAAATTATATTGAAAAGTCAAATGAATTAAATGCATCTGTTCAAGAAGTAAGGAAATACCACAATCAAATTTTATTAGATTTATTCGAAGACGAAGATCATGAAGTATTTTTCGCCGTGAATGCCCATTTTGATGATTTAGAATATTTTTTAAGAAGCAATAAATCTCCAAATTATAATTTCGTATACGATCAAGTTGTAAGTTATGGTGAAATCATATCTACCACAATTGTAAGCTATTATTTTAACTATAAAGGATTAAGCAATACTTGGCTTGATGTTCGTAATTTTATTAAAACAGACACTAATTACAGAGACGCTAATGTTAATTGGGAACAAACTCAAGTATTAATTACAAAAAAAATAGAAAAAGGAACATTATATATTACGCAAGGTTTTCTAGGATCCGATCCAAATAATTTCACTACTACATTAGGCCGTGAAGGTTCTGATTATACTGCCGCTATTTTTGCTTACTGTCTAGGCGCAGATAGTGTAACGATTTGGAAAGATGTTCCTGGTGTATTAAATGCTGATCCACGCTATTTTGAAAATGCTGTATTATTAAACCAAATATCATATAGAGAAGCAATAGAATTAGCTTTTTATGGTGCTAGTGTAATTCACCCTAAAACATTACAACCATTACAACAAAAAGAAATTCCTTTATTTGTAAAATCATTTATAAATCCGCTTTTACCAGGAACAAGTGTTTCAAAAGGTTCCGATTTAGAACCACATTTACCTTGTTATATTATCAAGAAAAACCAACTTTTACTTTCGCTTTCATCTTTAGATTTCTCATTTATAATGGAAGAACATATTAGTGAGATTTTTGCGCTTTTTCATCAACATAAATTGAAGGTAAACCTAATTCAGAACTCTGCTATTAGTTTTTCTGTTTGTATAGAAGATAAATTCAATAATTTTAATGATGTAAAAAGTATATTAGCTAAAAAGTTCAAAATCACTTTCAACGAAAATGTATCACTTTACACCATCAGGCATTTTAATGAAGATGCAGCTCAAATAGTTGAAACAAACAAAACTGTTTTATTAAAACAAATTTCAAGAGAAACATTACAAATAGTAGCTAAAGAATAA